In a single window of the Halolamina litorea genome:
- a CDS encoding MBL fold metallo-hydrolase — translation MEIHVRGTAQDGGVPHLGCSCSRCTDARSDRTAVRYPASLRVDAGQSLLVDASMDVRHQVVGDVDGVVFTHAHLGHFPGILQFGREVLDADALPVYCTEGLAEFVRTNQPFTKLVSNGNVDLTPVGADGTIDLPKGEVRPFPVPHRDEFGTGTLGLEFRGSRSLVYVPDIDDWDDRTLARIEAADIAVLDGTFWGTDEVSGQADVPHPPIEESLAALPLSETDVYFTHLNHTNPVLDADSPESATLREAGAGVVEPGQRFDLG, via the coding sequence ATGGAGATCCACGTTCGAGGGACGGCACAGGACGGGGGCGTGCCCCACCTCGGCTGTAGCTGTTCGCGCTGTACTGACGCTCGAAGCGACCGGACTGCCGTACGCTACCCGGCCTCGCTCCGCGTCGATGCGGGACAGTCGCTGTTGGTCGACGCCTCGATGGACGTTCGTCATCAAGTCGTCGGCGACGTCGATGGCGTCGTGTTCACACACGCTCATCTCGGGCACTTCCCCGGGATCCTGCAGTTCGGGCGGGAGGTCCTTGACGCCGACGCGCTTCCGGTCTACTGCACCGAGGGGCTCGCCGAGTTCGTCCGGACCAATCAGCCGTTCACCAAGCTCGTCTCGAACGGGAACGTCGACCTCACCCCCGTCGGCGCCGACGGCACGATCGACCTCCCCAAGGGCGAGGTGCGGCCGTTCCCCGTCCCCCACCGGGACGAGTTCGGGACCGGAACGCTCGGCCTCGAGTTCCGTGGCTCCCGGTCGCTCGTCTACGTCCCCGACATCGACGACTGGGACGACCGAACGCTCGCTCGCATCGAGGCAGCCGACATCGCCGTCCTCGACGGCACGTTCTGGGGGACCGACGAGGTCAGCGGGCAGGCGGACGTCCCACATCCGCCGATCGAGGAGTCACTCGCGGCGCTGCCGCTCTCGGAGACGGACGTCTACTTCACCCACCTCAACCACACGAACCCGGTGCTCGACGCCGATTCGCCGGAATCAGCGACCCTCCGCGAGGCGGGGGCCGGCGTCGTCGAGCCGGGACAGCGGTTCGACCTCGGGTAG
- a CDS encoding succinic semialdehyde dehydrogenase, whose product MYEHRVGANRLASLREDLVVTGEREQLDVIEPFSGDVLASIPAGTEADVDAAVERARAARTAWANRPVEERAAVLERYAERVLDDQAELLDMAQLETGKTRRDAFEEVLDVAQTATHYADAGPDLLTSERRRGALPGLTKTTVHRQPKGVVGIIAPWNYPVTLAVSDALPALLAGNAVVLKPAEETTHSALLARRLLVDAGLPPELFQVVSGTGERVGAGLVDRVDYVCFTGSTEAGRSVAERAGRALIDCSLELGGKNPLLVLDDADPETAANGAIRASFPNAGQLCISTERLYVHESVYEPFRDAFVAATEDLDLGSGFEFGADVGSLQSAAQLEKVERHVDDAVEKGADVLAGGRARPDIGPFFYEPTVLEGVTPEMTLYDEETFGPVVSLFPVHSVEEAIERANDSPYGLNASVWAGDRDRGERVAERIDCGTVNVNEGYAASWASVDAPMGGVDDSGIGRRHGDDGLLKYTEPQTVAVQRGVRIDSGPLPDAVWARLMTGAVKLLSQVPERFR is encoded by the coding sequence ATGTACGAGCACCGAGTCGGCGCGAACCGACTCGCATCCCTCCGGGAGGACCTCGTCGTGACCGGCGAGCGTGAGCAACTGGACGTGATCGAGCCGTTCAGCGGCGACGTGCTGGCGTCGATTCCCGCGGGCACCGAGGCGGACGTGGACGCTGCCGTCGAACGCGCCCGCGCCGCACGCACGGCGTGGGCCAATCGACCGGTGGAAGAGCGAGCGGCCGTGCTGGAGCGCTACGCCGAGCGCGTTCTCGACGACCAGGCCGAACTGCTCGATATGGCCCAACTTGAGACCGGGAAGACCCGTCGGGACGCCTTCGAAGAGGTGCTCGACGTGGCACAGACGGCCACTCACTACGCCGATGCCGGCCCCGACCTCCTGACGAGCGAGCGCCGTCGCGGCGCGCTCCCGGGACTGACGAAGACGACGGTCCACCGCCAGCCGAAAGGTGTCGTCGGCATCATCGCGCCGTGGAACTACCCCGTCACGCTCGCCGTCTCCGACGCCCTCCCGGCGCTACTTGCGGGCAACGCCGTCGTCCTCAAACCGGCCGAGGAGACCACCCACTCGGCGCTGCTGGCCCGTCGCCTCCTCGTTGACGCCGGCCTCCCGCCGGAGCTGTTTCAGGTCGTTTCCGGCACCGGCGAGCGCGTCGGGGCAGGCCTCGTGGATCGGGTGGACTACGTCTGTTTCACCGGGTCGACCGAAGCCGGCCGCAGCGTCGCCGAACGGGCGGGGCGGGCGCTGATCGACTGCTCGCTCGAACTCGGCGGGAAGAACCCGCTGCTCGTCCTCGACGACGCCGACCCGGAAACGGCTGCCAACGGGGCGATCCGGGCCTCCTTCCCGAACGCCGGGCAGCTCTGTATCAGCACCGAGCGGCTCTACGTCCACGAGTCGGTGTACGAACCGTTCCGCGACGCCTTCGTCGCCGCCACCGAAGACCTCGACCTCGGCAGCGGGTTCGAGTTCGGCGCGGACGTGGGGTCGCTGCAGTCCGCCGCCCAACTCGAAAAGGTCGAACGCCACGTCGACGACGCCGTCGAGAAGGGGGCGGACGTGCTCGCCGGCGGCCGCGCCCGCCCGGACATCGGCCCGTTCTTCTACGAGCCGACGGTGCTCGAAGGCGTCACCCCCGAGATGACCCTCTACGACGAGGAGACGTTCGGGCCGGTGGTGAGCCTCTTCCCCGTTCACAGCGTCGAGGAGGCCATCGAACGGGCGAACGACTCGCCGTACGGGCTGAACGCGTCGGTCTGGGCCGGCGACCGGGACCGGGGCGAGCGCGTGGCCGAACGCATCGACTGCGGCACCGTGAACGTCAACGAAGGCTACGCCGCCTCGTGGGCGTCGGTGGACGCGCCGATGGGTGGCGTCGACGACTCGGGGATCGGTCGCCGACACGGGGACGACGGACTGTTGAAGTACACCGAACCACAGACGGTGGCCGTCCAACGGGGCGTCCGTATCGACTCCGGGCCGCTGCCCGATGCGGTTTGGGCGCGCCTGATGACCGGCGCCGTCAAGCTACTCAGTCAGGTACCCGAGCGGTTCCGGTGA
- a CDS encoding MFS transporter, with amino-acid sequence MANSVRDASSETATVVGLISGSQYVNHAYLVLFPPILATLSSEFEVSLTMLGIAIGVQGASNTVFQLPFGWLADARDRTIAFALSSVAGALGVLVVAVAPDFPALVLGQVLIGVGVGGHHPAHYPLLSDATPDGLRGRAFSVYGVGGALGFATPPVLFSLFTNVGLTWRHAVGVVGGVGLLYALVATAILRFVVGDDVTGPNVGTAAADDDAADESLSTRAVAALRALANSPGIMGLTLLALLTSTASWGVNTYAVVFLDRVYGVTPETANLALTGMFVVGAVAIVLGGDLTDRIAPGPVMVASFAAVTGFVALLASGLIPGIVAVAALLGVGAARSLAGPARDGLTDDLSADDTVGTNFAVVSVGVMLGGAIAPPAFGYIVDASGPTAAFGGIAVVALAGALVTVWLATVVAE; translated from the coding sequence ATGGCCAACAGCGTCCGTGACGCGTCGAGTGAAACTGCGACCGTCGTGGGGCTCATCAGCGGCTCACAGTACGTCAATCACGCCTACCTGGTGCTGTTCCCGCCGATACTGGCTACACTGTCGAGTGAGTTCGAGGTGTCGTTGACGATGCTCGGTATCGCCATCGGCGTCCAAGGCGCCTCGAACACGGTGTTCCAACTCCCGTTCGGCTGGCTCGCCGACGCCCGGGACCGGACCATCGCGTTCGCACTCTCCTCAGTCGCAGGCGCGCTCGGAGTGTTGGTTGTCGCCGTCGCCCCCGACTTCCCGGCACTCGTGCTCGGGCAGGTGCTGATCGGCGTCGGCGTCGGCGGCCACCACCCGGCCCACTACCCGCTGCTCTCGGACGCGACGCCCGACGGGCTCCGCGGGCGGGCGTTCTCGGTCTACGGTGTCGGCGGGGCGCTCGGCTTCGCCACCCCACCGGTGCTGTTCAGCCTGTTTACCAACGTCGGGCTGACGTGGCGCCACGCCGTCGGCGTCGTCGGCGGGGTCGGCCTCCTTTACGCGCTGGTGGCGACAGCGATTCTCCGGTTCGTAGTCGGCGACGACGTGACAGGGCCAAACGTCGGGACCGCAGCGGCAGACGACGACGCCGCGGACGAGTCGCTGTCGACCCGCGCTGTCGCCGCGCTCCGGGCGCTGGCGAACTCGCCGGGGATCATGGGGCTCACGCTCTTGGCGCTCCTGACCTCGACGGCGTCGTGGGGGGTGAACACCTACGCCGTCGTCTTCCTCGACCGAGTATACGGCGTCACCCCGGAGACGGCGAACCTCGCACTCACGGGGATGTTCGTCGTCGGCGCCGTCGCCATCGTCCTCGGCGGGGACCTGACCGACAGGATCGCCCCTGGCCCGGTGATGGTCGCGAGCTTCGCGGCGGTCACGGGCTTCGTTGCGCTACTGGCGTCCGGCCTCATCCCGGGGATCGTCGCCGTGGCCGCGCTGCTCGGCGTCGGTGCGGCCCGCAGTCTCGCCGGTCCGGCCCGTGACGGCCTGACCGACGACCTCTCTGCCGACGACACGGTCGGGACGAACTTCGCGGTGGTCAGCGTCGGGGTGATGCTCGGCGGCGCGATCGCCCCGCCGGCGTTCGGCTACATCGTGGACGCCAGCGGCCCGACCGCGGCGTTCGGCGGGATCGCCGTCGTCGCGCTCGCTGGCGCACTCGTGACAGTCTGGTTGGCGACGGTCGTCGCGGAGTGA
- a CDS encoding HVO_2922 family protein: MPSKPRFELYTDSAGEWRWRLVATNEEIIAASGEGYVSKQGAQRGIESVKRAVPSAEVRDVS, encoded by the coding sequence GTGCCGAGTAAGCCACGCTTCGAACTCTACACGGACAGCGCCGGCGAGTGGCGGTGGCGACTGGTCGCGACGAACGAGGAGATAATCGCCGCCAGCGGTGAGGGGTACGTCTCGAAACAGGGCGCCCAACGCGGCATCGAGAGCGTCAAGCGAGCGGTCCCGAGCGCCGAGGTCCGGGACGTCTCCTGA
- a CDS encoding cytochrome P450: MSAADIGGLQTFPAELQDRAAWLEPFEWYAEMRERAPVRYDPDRRTWDVFRYDHVKEILANDDGRFSTSPRNIDGFEEPPEDEGFLLDTMLLQDPPRHDELRSVVDDAFEPRAIRELEPRIRTLTSELLDEALAGADGELDLVDAIAYPLPVIVIADLLGIPREDRDRFKRWSDTIVRGADSGVDPESFVEEQRQAGQEMAMYFLQQLEDRRQNPKDDLLTTIATAEGEGGKLSHREALGMCMLLLIAGNITTTHLITNAVRCFDAHDGDLFDSLADGARELTSAIEEVLRYRAPVQAMTRVPLEDVEIGGETLEAGDGVVVWLGSANRDERQFANADSFVPGRSPNSHLGFGHGRHYCLGAPLARLEANVVLDELTDRISAVEVADADLTPVRSSFIYGVESLPIRFENSASW; this comes from the coding sequence ATGAGTGCAGCCGACATCGGTGGGCTCCAGACCTTCCCGGCGGAACTGCAGGACCGAGCGGCGTGGCTCGAGCCCTTCGAGTGGTACGCCGAGATGCGCGAGCGGGCGCCGGTTCGCTACGATCCGGACCGTCGCACGTGGGACGTCTTCCGGTACGACCACGTCAAGGAGATCCTCGCCAACGACGACGGCCGCTTCTCGACGAGCCCGCGGAACATCGACGGCTTCGAGGAGCCACCCGAGGACGAGGGGTTCCTGCTGGACACGATGTTGCTGCAGGATCCGCCCCGGCACGACGAGCTTCGGAGCGTCGTCGACGATGCGTTCGAGCCGCGGGCGATCCGGGAACTGGAGCCACGGATCCGGACGCTAACCAGTGAGCTGCTCGACGAGGCGCTCGCCGGCGCCGACGGCGAACTCGACCTCGTGGACGCCATCGCCTACCCGCTCCCGGTTATCGTCATCGCCGACCTCCTCGGGATCCCGAGAGAGGACCGCGACCGGTTCAAGCGCTGGTCCGACACCATCGTTCGGGGCGCCGACAGCGGCGTCGACCCGGAGTCGTTCGTCGAGGAGCAGCGTCAAGCGGGTCAGGAGATGGCGATGTACTTCCTCCAGCAACTGGAAGACCGACGGCAGAACCCCAAGGACGACCTCCTCACCACGATCGCCACCGCCGAGGGAGAGGGTGGGAAGCTCTCCCACCGCGAGGCGTTGGGGATGTGTATGCTGCTGCTGATCGCGGGGAACATCACGACGACACATCTCATCACGAACGCCGTCCGCTGCTTCGACGCCCACGATGGGGACCTGTTCGACAGCCTTGCCGACGGAGCACGGGAGCTCACCTCCGCCATCGAGGAAGTCCTCCGGTACCGAGCCCCGGTGCAGGCGATGACCCGCGTGCCGCTGGAAGACGTCGAAATCGGCGGCGAGACGCTCGAAGCCGGCGACGGTGTCGTCGTCTGGCTCGGCTCCGCCAACCGTGACGAGCGACAGTTCGCGAACGCCGACTCGTTCGTCCCCGGCCGATCCCCGAACTCCCACCTCGGGTTCGGCCACGGGCGTCACTACTGTCTGGGCGCGCCGTTGGCCCGCCTAGAGGCGAACGTCGTGCTCGACGAACTGACCGACCGAATCTCCGCGGTCGAGGTTGCCGACGCCGACCTCACCCCGGTCCGGAGTTCGTTCATCTACGGCGTCGAGTCGTTGCCGATCCGGTTCGAGAACTCGGCGTCGTGGTGA
- a CDS encoding sodium:calcium antiporter, which produces MNTLLVATLFVVVSTGVIWKGSEALEASAERLSKHYGLPVAVHGAVVVAVGSSFPELSSVVISTTLHGEFSLGVGAIVGSAIFNLLVIPALSTLFSDGLDSTRDLVHKDAQFYIISILVLFVTFALGATYVPGGTNQAAVLTPALAVFPLLTYAVYVFLHYQDVQEHTDLEVVDIAPAREWGRLLLSLAVIAVGVEGIVRGVLDFGAFFDTPTFLWGVTVIAVATSLPDTFVSVRAARRNESVTSLTNVLGSNTFNLLVAIPIGVLIAGATTVNFLVAVPLMAFLGVATFVFMVFARTGLEISNPEAYAFLVLYGAFLVWMGLETAGVVQLVRGL; this is translated from the coding sequence GTGAACACGCTCCTCGTCGCCACTCTGTTTGTCGTCGTCTCAACGGGCGTGATCTGGAAGGGGAGCGAAGCGCTCGAGGCGTCGGCCGAGCGGCTCAGCAAACACTACGGGCTCCCGGTCGCCGTCCACGGGGCCGTCGTCGTCGCCGTCGGGTCGAGCTTTCCGGAGCTCAGTTCGGTCGTGATCAGCACGACCCTCCACGGGGAGTTCTCGCTTGGCGTCGGCGCCATCGTCGGGAGCGCCATCTTCAACCTCCTCGTGATCCCGGCGCTCTCGACGCTCTTCAGCGACGGCCTCGACTCGACTCGCGACCTCGTCCACAAGGACGCACAGTTCTACATCATCAGCATCCTCGTGTTGTTCGTGACGTTCGCTCTGGGCGCGACCTACGTTCCCGGCGGCACGAACCAAGCGGCGGTGCTGACGCCGGCGCTTGCCGTGTTCCCGTTGCTGACGTACGCCGTATACGTCTTCCTCCACTACCAAGACGTCCAGGAGCACACCGATCTCGAGGTCGTCGACATCGCGCCGGCACGCGAGTGGGGCCGGCTCCTCCTCTCCCTCGCGGTGATCGCCGTCGGCGTCGAGGGGATCGTGCGTGGGGTGCTCGACTTCGGCGCGTTCTTCGACACACCGACGTTCCTCTGGGGGGTCACGGTTATCGCCGTCGCGACGAGCCTCCCCGACACGTTCGTCAGCGTCCGGGCGGCACGGCGAAACGAGAGCGTCACCAGCCTCACGAACGTCCTCGGGAGCAACACGTTCAATCTCCTCGTCGCGATCCCCATTGGGGTGCTCATCGCCGGCGCGACGACTGTGAACTTCCTCGTCGCCGTCCCCCTGATGGCGTTCCTCGGGGTGGCGACGTTCGTGTTCATGGTCTTCGCACGGACCGGCCTCGAGATTTCGAACCCCGAGGCGTACGCCTTCCTCGTCCTGTACGGCGCGTTCCTGGTCTGGATGGGGCTAGAAACCGCGGGCGTCGTCCAGCTCGTCCGGGGGCTGTAG
- a CDS encoding universal stress protein, with the protein MPPDTETLLVPVANRETVDRLLDTAIDIACGRSMRVVVIHVIEVPPQVPISEGRRLVKDDGEERTLIDRATEQLEAADVPVESRLRYARDVATGIVGAVDDNDADTLLMGWRGRPRRRGIVLGRFLDRVLGEAQCDVLVERIRGETSGVDSILVPVAGGPHGELAVELAGTIGEQQDAVVNLLHVLPPTATDERRQEAQTVLDEAAALLEGSTVEVATTIRESDHVAGAITDETVSHDLTILGATGDSFLRRKLIGSVAGGVGRAAASSVILARRQSGEEEGRVGR; encoded by the coding sequence ATGCCCCCAGACACAGAGACGCTGTTAGTTCCCGTCGCGAACCGTGAGACGGTCGATCGGCTGTTGGACACCGCAATCGACATCGCGTGCGGTCGATCGATGCGCGTCGTCGTGATCCACGTCATCGAGGTTCCCCCACAGGTGCCGATCTCCGAGGGAAGGAGGCTCGTCAAGGACGACGGCGAAGAACGGACGCTGATCGACCGGGCGACCGAACAGCTCGAAGCTGCCGATGTACCGGTGGAGTCACGGCTGCGCTACGCGCGGGACGTAGCGACCGGGATCGTCGGCGCCGTCGACGACAACGATGCCGATACACTCCTGATGGGCTGGCGTGGCCGCCCGCGCCGCCGTGGCATCGTACTGGGTCGCTTCCTCGATCGGGTGCTTGGCGAAGCGCAGTGTGACGTCCTTGTCGAGCGCATCCGCGGCGAGACGAGCGGGGTCGACTCGATACTGGTTCCCGTTGCCGGCGGGCCACACGGGGAGCTCGCCGTCGAGCTTGCGGGCACGATCGGCGAGCAACAAGATGCCGTTGTCAATCTGCTTCACGTACTCCCCCCGACGGCGACCGATGAACGTCGACAGGAGGCACAGACCGTGCTTGACGAGGCCGCGGCGTTACTCGAGGGGAGTACCGTCGAGGTCGCGACGACGATACGGGAGAGCGACCACGTCGCGGGGGCGATCACGGACGAAACCGTCAGCCACGACCTCACGATCCTCGGCGCGACAGGGGATTCGTTCCTGCGGCGGAAACTGATCGGCTCCGTCGCCGGGGGCGTCGGGAGAGCGGCTGCGAGCTCGGTTATCCTCGCTCGCCGACAGTCCGGTGAGGAGGAAGGCAGAGTGGGTCGGTAG
- a CDS encoding PAS domain-containing protein, with product MSLPTDPAMILAATPASEIEPLLTRLEGTHSRITARAAESASAAAELLYSCPPDLLFVPVEARDGRWRETVDVARDVGVDCVVVDTDQLLSPSTALEAGATEYIHTLDDQWLPLYTERFAGLLTRREPAGGTELPHTVGLAGLNEIDDVIYLFDADGRLRWWNEALSEVTGYTDPELAGMEPTDFFDGEDRDTISAAFSRALSGERVIVEAHLATKRGERLPHEFTATRLDREAWEQGYVCGVGRDIGERLTREAELRATERQMNAIFQDPLTFIGVLDRDGHLLTANRTALEYIDTTQGAVEGEPFWELPWWTESSTPQSVVEGAIERARRGESTRFEAEHRRSDGAVGTFDCVVRPVTDDDGEVVSVLAEAIEITEREQLRSELDEVLDRINDAMFALDTDWRITYVNDRALELTDSVKDDLLGSVFWEAFPEAIGTDYERYYRQAMETQQQVSFEAYFEPVDMWTGVRAYPSDTGLSIYYHDITEQRRAQQERELLATVTRIAAEATSFDDALEDVLKVVCAESEIVYGEAWVPNDGSLSPEATYYSGSVDATFRDVTAETRFERGEGLPGRVWERNEPEWIKDLADVPDSTFARREAVSSTDLRTAFAVPIAVDGEVVAVLAFFLGHSRDTDSRFIDSITTIAMDIGTVMARQRTRDELEQERQFQERLFDTSPVGIVVVGAEGELVRVNDPVSDVLGWAESEIASRSFAAEEWEITDAAGDAIPTAQLPVARVFRTGEPIIGAEHAIRQADGTRIWLRVNAAPLIDATGDVEHVIATVQDITEERAREHELQRQREQLSVMNRILRHDLRTHANVVLGQAGLLERGEVSVSDATAKIVDRMEGLLETAEKTRRSASLVKLTETAPRTVADLLADCERELSNRVASYTLEINADAPRSTLIDATDGVVLGLVELLENAVEHGDADSPVVVSTEHSTEESVVIRIRDHGPGIPRPELRVLRGEAETPLVHSSGTGIWLAKWLIEAHDGTLAIDAVENGGTVCTVTFPLSN from the coding sequence ATGTCCCTGCCTACAGACCCGGCGATGATTCTCGCCGCAACCCCCGCCAGCGAGATCGAACCCCTCCTCACACGACTTGAGGGAACTCACTCACGGATCACTGCTCGGGCTGCCGAGTCAGCATCTGCCGCCGCAGAACTACTGTACAGCTGTCCCCCCGACCTGCTGTTCGTGCCCGTCGAGGCTCGGGACGGCCGCTGGCGGGAAACGGTCGACGTTGCCCGGGACGTGGGGGTGGACTGCGTCGTCGTCGATACGGACCAGTTGCTCTCGCCGTCAACGGCGCTTGAGGCCGGTGCAACGGAGTACATCCACACGCTCGACGATCAGTGGCTCCCGTTGTACACAGAGCGTTTCGCTGGGCTCCTGACCCGCCGGGAGCCCGCTGGCGGGACCGAACTCCCTCACACCGTCGGGCTCGCCGGGCTGAACGAGATCGACGACGTGATCTATCTCTTCGACGCCGACGGTCGGCTTCGGTGGTGGAACGAAGCCCTCTCGGAGGTCACTGGCTACACTGATCCCGAACTCGCCGGGATGGAACCGACGGACTTCTTTGACGGCGAAGACCGCGACACCATCTCGGCAGCCTTCTCACGAGCACTCTCGGGTGAACGGGTGATCGTTGAGGCGCATCTCGCCACCAAACGTGGCGAGCGGCTCCCCCACGAGTTCACTGCCACTCGGTTGGATCGGGAAGCGTGGGAACAGGGCTACGTCTGTGGGGTCGGGCGCGACATCGGTGAGCGCCTCACTCGGGAGGCGGAACTCCGGGCAACCGAACGCCAGATGAACGCGATCTTTCAGGACCCGTTGACGTTCATCGGCGTCCTCGACAGGGACGGCCACCTCCTCACGGCCAACCGGACCGCCTTAGAGTACATTGACACTACACAGGGGGCGGTCGAGGGTGAGCCGTTCTGGGAACTCCCGTGGTGGACGGAGTCGTCGACGCCCCAATCCGTCGTCGAGGGCGCGATCGAACGCGCGCGACGGGGAGAGTCGACCCGGTTCGAGGCCGAACACCGTCGAAGCGACGGTGCGGTCGGCACGTTCGACTGCGTGGTTCGCCCTGTCACCGACGACGACGGCGAGGTCGTCTCGGTGTTGGCCGAGGCGATCGAGATCACCGAGCGAGAACAGTTACGCTCCGAGCTCGACGAGGTCCTCGACCGGATCAACGATGCGATGTTCGCCCTCGACACCGACTGGCGCATCACCTACGTCAACGACCGCGCCCTCGAACTGACCGACTCCGTCAAGGACGACCTCCTCGGGTCGGTGTTCTGGGAGGCGTTCCCGGAAGCGATCGGTACCGACTACGAACGGTACTACCGGCAGGCGATGGAGACACAGCAACAGGTCTCCTTCGAGGCGTACTTCGAGCCGGTCGACATGTGGACCGGTGTCCGTGCGTACCCGTCCGACACCGGGCTCTCGATCTACTACCACGACATCACCGAGCAACGTCGGGCTCAGCAGGAGCGGGAACTGCTCGCGACGGTGACGCGGATCGCGGCCGAGGCGACATCGTTCGACGACGCTCTCGAAGACGTACTCAAAGTCGTTTGTGCCGAGAGCGAGATCGTCTACGGGGAAGCGTGGGTACCCAACGACGGATCTCTGAGCCCGGAAGCGACGTACTACAGCGGGTCGGTCGACGCCACCTTCCGCGACGTGACCGCGGAGACCCGGTTCGAACGAGGCGAAGGGCTTCCCGGGCGTGTCTGGGAGCGCAACGAGCCTGAGTGGATCAAGGACCTTGCCGACGTTCCCGACTCGACGTTCGCCCGGCGCGAAGCGGTTTCATCGACCGACCTCCGGACGGCCTTCGCCGTCCCGATCGCCGTTGACGGGGAGGTGGTCGCGGTGTTGGCGTTCTTCCTGGGCCACTCGCGGGACACCGATTCCCGGTTCATCGACTCGATCACCACGATCGCGATGGATATCGGGACCGTCATGGCCCGGCAGCGAACGAGGGACGAACTCGAACAGGAACGTCAGTTCCAGGAGCGACTCTTCGATACGAGCCCCGTCGGCATCGTCGTCGTTGGCGCCGAGGGCGAACTGGTCCGAGTCAATGACCCAGTCAGTGACGTCCTCGGCTGGGCTGAGTCCGAGATCGCTTCCAGATCGTTCGCCGCCGAGGAGTGGGAGATCACGGACGCCGCCGGCGACGCCATCCCGACGGCGCAGTTGCCCGTCGCACGCGTGTTCCGGACCGGGGAGCCGATCATCGGGGCCGAGCACGCGATTCGCCAAGCTGACGGCACTCGTATCTGGCTTCGCGTCAACGCGGCCCCGCTCATCGACGCCACCGGCGACGTCGAACACGTCATCGCGACGGTACAGGACATCACGGAGGAGCGAGCACGCGAACACGAACTCCAGCGACAGCGGGAACAGCTGTCAGTCATGAACCGAATCCTCCGACACGACCTCCGGACGCATGCGAACGTCGTGCTCGGGCAGGCTGGGTTGCTCGAGCGTGGGGAGGTGTCAGTCTCGGATGCGACCGCAAAGATCGTCGATCGGATGGAGGGGCTGCTGGAGACTGCCGAGAAGACCCGTCGGTCGGCGTCCCTCGTCAAACTCACCGAGACCGCCCCCCGAACCGTGGCCGATCTCTTGGCGGACTGTGAGCGTGAACTCTCGAACCGCGTGGCGTCGTACACCCTCGAGATCAACGCCGATGCGCCTCGGTCCACTCTGATCGACGCGACTGACGGCGTCGTTCTCGGCCTCGTCGAACTCCTCGAAAACGCAGTCGAACACGGCGACGCCGACAGTCCAGTCGTCGTCAGCACCGAACACTCGACCGAGGAGTCGGTCGTGATCCGTATCCGAGACCATGGGCCGGGGATTCCCCGCCCCGAACTTCGTGTCCTGCGAGGCGAGGCCGAAACGCCACTTGTCCACTCGTCGGGTACCGGTATCTGGCTCGCAAAGTGGTTGATCGAGGCCCATGACGGGACGCTCGCTATCGACGCTGTCGAGAACGGCGGGACGGTGTGTACCGTCACGTTCCCGCTCAGTAATTGA
- the heR gene encoding heliorhodopsin HeR, translating into MARDSETYRRLRQFNAVMAVLHFVQGALMVYLSTTLKWTITVTSLEFDPTSQRLTPALEPWTTIQLSYLVAAFLLLSALAHLLIATVLYDSYVSYLERGMNPYRWYEYSVSASVMIVVIAMLAGVWDLGTLVSLFSLVAVMNLMGLMMELHNQTTETTDWTAYIIGTFAGLVPWVVIAITIVATILGSDGGGPPDFVIVIYVSLFVFFNLFAINMVLQYRETWKWEDYLFGERTYIVLSLVAKSLLAWQVFFGALNAPV; encoded by the coding sequence ATGGCACGAGACAGCGAGACGTATCGACGGCTCCGCCAGTTCAACGCCGTGATGGCCGTCCTCCACTTCGTCCAGGGGGCGCTGATGGTCTACCTGAGCACCACGCTCAAGTGGACCATCACCGTCACCAGCCTCGAGTTCGACCCCACGAGCCAGCGGCTCACACCGGCGCTCGAACCGTGGACGACCATCCAACTGTCGTACCTCGTCGCCGCGTTCCTACTGCTCTCGGCGCTCGCTCACCTGCTCATCGCGACTGTCCTCTACGACTCCTACGTGAGCTACCTCGAACGCGGCATGAACCCGTACCGCTGGTACGAGTACTCCGTCAGCGCCTCCGTCATGATCGTCGTCATCGCGATGCTCGCCGGCGTCTGGGACCTCGGCACACTCGTCTCGCTATTCTCGCTCGTCGCCGTGATGAACCTCATGGGGCTGATGATGGAACTCCACAACCAGACCACCGAGACGACCGACTGGACAGCCTACATCATCGGGACCTTCGCCGGCCTCGTCCCCTGGGTCGTCATCGCCATCACCATCGTGGCCACCATCCTCGGCAGCGACGGCGGTGGTCCACCGGACTTCGTGATCGTGATCTACGTCAGCCTCTTCGTGTTCTTCAACCTGTTCGCGATCAACATGGTGCTCCAGTACCGCGAGACCTGGAAGTGGGAGGACTACCTCTTCGGCGAGCGGACGTACATCGTCCTCAGCCTCGTCGCGAAGTCACTGCTGGCGTGGCAGGTGTTCTTCGGCGCCCTCAACGCCCCGGTGTGA